Below is a genomic region from Candidatus Binatia bacterium.
GGCCAAAGGGGTCGGCGACGAAAGAGGCACCCCAGAATTCCAGACTATCCTCGCGCCCGACGCGGTTGGCGGCAGCCACGAACACGCCGTTCGCTATGGCGTGGCTGCGTTGAATGAGTTCCCAGGCCTCGTGCTGCGCCGCCCCGAATTCGGCTTTCTCCGGTGGGTGCCAGCCGATGGCGGTGGGATAGAAGAGGATCTGCGCCCCTTTCAGGCTGGTGAGCCGAGCCGCTTCGGGAAACCACTGGTCCCAGCACACCAGGACGCCCACCTGCGCGCCCCGCAGCGGAAAGCTCAGGAAACCGAGATCGCCGGGCGTGAAGTAGAACTTTTCATAGTAGAGCGGATCGTCGGGGATGTGCATCTTGCGGTAGCAACCCCGTAGTGAGCCGTCGGCGTCAA
It encodes:
- a CDS encoding carbon-nitrogen hydrolase encodes the protein AQIVCLQELFRSRYFCQKEDAAVFDLAEPIPGPSTDALARAAADNGVAVIGSLFERRAPGLYHNTAVLIDADGSLRGCYRKMHIPDDPLYYEKFYFTPGDLGFLSFPLRGAQVGVLVCWDQWFPEAARLTSLKGAQILFYPTAIGWHPPEKAEFGAAQHEAWELIQRSHAIANGVFVAAANRVGREDSLEFWGASFVADPFGRVLARASHDREETLIVRCDLGLIDYTRRNWPFLRDRRVDAYGGLLQRFLDHGKE